The Desulfoplanes formicivorans genome window below encodes:
- a CDS encoding ABC transporter substrate-binding protein, protein MNTSFRPPALFFSFFFLFILASPALAGWTVTDMVGRKVFIPQKAQRIVTTFKPSTLSVYCLGLADRLVGVDNECRYEPFTTGVYPPIARAAGVGSKSSGLNLETIVDLKPDLVILFSQKDGIALADRLVGLGIPAIVIVPEDFAKLDQTLLLIGRAAGVEDHARKMVDLCHEILSSVQQKVASIPLSERKRCYYGGSRGFFSTASGDMLQSEIFAKAGGINVSQSFTGYFKRISPEQFITWDPDFVAVTRNTRKGLTGVLARKELQGVKAIAHKQVYVFPADIAPWDFPSPLSTLGVVWCATRLYPDLFSEAELEQRIDHFFLTLFGKTLTDLGGSLGDRVFP, encoded by the coding sequence GTGAACACCTCTTTTCGCCCACCGGCCCTGTTTTTCTCCTTTTTTTTCCTTTTTATCCTCGCCTCCCCGGCCCTGGCCGGATGGACCGTAACCGACATGGTGGGGCGCAAGGTGTTCATACCCCAAAAGGCCCAGCGCATCGTGACCACGTTCAAGCCATCCACCCTGTCCGTGTACTGTCTTGGTCTGGCCGACCGGTTGGTGGGTGTGGACAACGAGTGCCGGTATGAACCCTTTACCACCGGGGTGTATCCGCCCATTGCCAGGGCAGCAGGTGTGGGGAGCAAGAGCTCGGGGCTGAATCTTGAGACCATTGTGGATCTGAAACCGGACCTAGTCATTCTCTTTTCCCAAAAGGACGGCATTGCTCTGGCCGACCGCCTGGTAGGTCTTGGCATTCCTGCCATTGTCATTGTTCCTGAAGATTTTGCCAAATTGGACCAGACCCTGCTGCTCATCGGCAGGGCAGCCGGAGTGGAAGATCATGCCCGCAAGATGGTTGACCTGTGTCACGAGATCCTAAGCAGCGTACAGCAAAAAGTAGCATCCATCCCCTTAAGTGAGCGCAAACGCTGCTATTATGGGGGCTCCCGAGGATTCTTCTCCACAGCATCAGGCGACATGCTCCAGAGCGAGATCTTTGCCAAAGCAGGCGGGATCAATGTTTCACAATCCTTTACCGGTTATTTCAAACGCATCTCCCCGGAACAGTTCATCACCTGGGACCCGGATTTCGTGGCCGTGACCAGAAATACCCGCAAAGGACTGACCGGTGTACTGGCCCGCAAGGAACTCCAGGGGGTCAAGGCCATTGCCCACAAACAGGTCTATGTGTTTCCCGCGGATATTGCGCCATGGGACTTCCCTTCGCCCCTGTCCACACTGGGAGTGGTTTGGTGCGCCACACGCCTTTACCCTGACCTCTTTTCCGAAGCCGAGCTTGAACAACGCATCGACCATTTTTTCCTGACCCTCTTCGGGAAGACACTCACTGACCTCGGAGGCTCGCTTGGCGACAGAGTCTTCCCGTAA